DNA sequence from the Clostridia bacterium genome:
CTTTTCTTGATCGCTTGCTTCCATTAAACTTACCATTCATTGAAGTCAGGGATGACGGCAGTTGTCTGCATCCGGCCCGCTATGATTTGTCAGGGCAACAACATGTCTTGATTTCCACTTGTGGTTTCTGCTCTACCGAACACAATTATGAGCCTCTCATCAGCCAATTTGAGCTGCTTTTTGGAGACCGGCTGACTCAGATTTGCTGCCCGGAAGGGGAATTATTCAGCATACCTCAATTACGAGCCAGAACTTCGGAGTATTTGGCTTTCGTCAAAGAAGCGGGAAGGGAGTACGGGAGACAAGGGGCCATTTCCCCGGAAACCCGGCAGAAACTGGCGGAGCTGCTGTACCCGCCTGAGGTTTTCCTGGAAATGGCTAACGCCAGTTGGGGCATTCAAGAAGCAGGCTCGTGCACCGGCCCTGCCGAGGCATCCTACCGGCTGTTAAAGCAGATGGCAGCTTTATACAATCCAAAAAGCTTCGCAGGAAAGGAAATTGTCATTGAGATCCATTTTACCGATATCCCAAAAACTTACCAGCTCCGCTTGGGTCCGGAGAAATGTACCCTGTACACGGGTGATTTTATCCCCTATACCACCCGGATAGAGACAACTTATACCACTTGGGTGCAAATCTCCGAAGGAAAGCTCCAGGGCGCCGCGGCCATGATGAAGGGGCAATTTAAAGTGGCCGGGGATTTTGATACCATGTTGAAATGGGATGATTTCTTCGGCACCAATAAGGCTCTTGCCGGGCAACCGGATAAGCAGGGCAGGAAAACCAACATGCTGCTGCTCCTTCTACCCTGGCTCCTTTTATGGGCGCTGCTGCCTGTTGAGGAAACTTGGGGCAGTGTGGCGGCTGTTTTGACCTGTGCTTTGCTCCCGGCTCTTTCCGGGCTTTGGCGGACCACACCTTATGAAAAAGGGAGTATTATTCTGGTGACGGCTATTGGGGTCTTGGGATTGCTGCAGGTGGATCGGACTGTTTTGGTCTGCATGTCTTATCTATTGTGCGGGCTCATGTGGCTGGCTTCCGTGGCTGCCGGTATTCCTTTGTCAGCCTTTTATTCCGCCGACCGGTATGGTGGAGAAGCAGCTTTTCAGAATCCCTTATTTCTGAAAACAAATCGCATGCTCACGGGAGCCTGGGGAGTAGTTTTTTTGATTCTCGCCCTGGGAAACTTCTTTCTGCTTTCCGGTTCTGCCGCGGCATATTCAGGTCTCATCAGTGCCGGCCTTTCTGCCCTAATGGGTTTGTTTACCAACCGGTTCTCCAAATGGTATCCCGCCTGGGTGGCCAGGGCTTGATGGTCTTTCTGCTTGCCTGGCAGGGAGTTGGGAATATTTTGGCGAATTTGGCCTTTAGCCGGAGGCAAACATAGATTGAAGATGAAGGGGTGGATGCCATGGCTAAGAAAAGGCTGCTTTGGACCGTCGTGATTCTTGCCGTGCTGGTGGTGGGGCTCAATTTGCTGGTGGGCTTTGCCAGGGATGTGGAACCGGTGGAACCGGAGCGCATTGCATGGTTAGAGAACACCCTTATTATGCACAGGGGCTTTCATGACAACAACCAGAGCATCCCGGAGAATTCCCTGGCGGCTTTTGCCGCGGCTGTCGAGGGCGGCTACATCATCGAGTTGGATGTGTCCATGACCAAAGACAAGCAGCTGGTGGTGTTCCACGAC
Encoded proteins:
- a CDS encoding flavodoxin family protein, coding for MKVLVLNGSPRGEKSNTLKLTEAFLEGLTGSRPVTWDIVHVYQKNIGHCRGCFHCWTKTPGQCVLRDDMDYLREQYLAADLIIWSFPLYYLGMPSKIKAFLDRLLPLNLPFIEVRDDGSCLHPARYDLSGQQHVLISTCGFCSTEHNYEPLISQFELLFGDRLTQICCPEGELFSIPQLRARTSEYLAFVKEAGREYGRQGAISPETRQKLAELLYPPEVFLEMANASWGIQEAGSCTGPAEASYRLLKQMAALYNPKSFAGKEIVIEIHFTDIPKTYQLRLGPEKCTLYTGDFIPYTTRIETTYTTWVQISEGKLQGAAAMMKGQFKVAGDFDTMLKWDDFFGTNKALAGQPDKQGRKTNMLLLLLPWLLLWALLPVEETWGSVAAVLTCALLPALSGLWRTTPYEKGSIILVTAIGVLGLLQVDRTVLVCMSYLLCGLMWLASVAAGIPLSAFYSADRYGGEAAFQNPLFLKTNRMLTGAWGVVFLILALGNFFLLSGSAAAYSGLISAGLSALMGLFTNRFSKWYPAWVARA